One Oryza brachyantha chromosome 3, ObraRS2, whole genome shotgun sequence DNA segment encodes these proteins:
- the LOC102718533 gene encoding protein CHROMATIN REMODELING 35-like has protein sequence MMGPGRCKRQKHESRRGSSSLLQSLSSIVSHNRTVCLQFLEQLNDFKYGSATGDYNAISMKRLELINALQKLQEVPIQLPYASPQNSSEAKLGLGQNGRSSSCPITVDLDADDAADSACDNVDSIGANVTVILVDSDEDSVTSFADENSSGSKQSANYIQKGVMSEQPVDHQEITMLDNENISSEAQVIVKKGKDSMDINDAFHSKSGHEETGKEEREAESVQIKETLKKEIISIADSGELPCEVQSQSLTNGNINQNDSSNPVDDLEGLWMDMSLAMACSKSIGSNHNIVPSENSCEQEEDDCHHDFLMKDDLGIVCRICGLIQQCIENIFEYQWKKRKQSYRAHPSEHRNSSDADAINNTPGAILKVVPDALSIHPQHSQQMKPHQVEGFNFLIKNLADENNPGGCILAHAPGSGKTFLIISFVHSFLAKYPDGRPLIILPKGILSTWRTEFLRWQVDDVPLYDFYSSKADKRSEQLKVLKLWEDSRSILLLGYQQFACIVSDHSSDTEAIMCQEKLLKVPSLVILDEGHTPRNEETDLLTSLENIQTPRKVVLSGTLFQNHVREVFNILKLVRPKFLKMNRSRAIVKRILSKVDLLGKSARSKNVSDKDFFDLVQEHLQKDGNDKMRVMIIQNLRELTADVLHYYQGQLLEELPGLVDFTVFLNMSSKQEEMIKGLDGINKFARRSKCSAISLHPCLKNAHRADEDGGNVTYKNNIGSVICGIDIDDGAKAKFIHNLLSLSEATGEKVLVFSQYVRSLLFLEKLVARTKGWKPEVHTFRVTGGSTQDQRERAVRRFNGSRDARVFFGSIKACGEGISLVGASRVVVLDVHENPSVTRQAIGRAFRPGQSRPVYCYRLVAAGSPEEEDHRTAFKKERVSKLWFEWNELCGSGDFELATVDVSDSEDRFLESPALKQDIKALLKR, from the exons AT GATGGGTCCTGGTAGATGCAAAAGGCAGAAGCATGAAAGTCGGCGTGGTAGCTCATCGCTACTCCAATCCCTGTCAAGCATCGTCAGTCATAACAGAACTGTGTGCCTTCAGTTTCTTGAGCAATTAAATGACTTTAAGTATGGGAGTGCCACGGGAGATTACAACGCGATCAGTATGAAGCGGCTCGAACTTATCAACGCCCTACAAAAGCTTCAAGAAGTACCTATCCAGTTGCCTTATGCCAGTCCACAGAATTCATCAGAAGCAAAACTTGGCCTTGGGCAAAACGGGAGGAGCTCTAGTTGTCCTATTACAGTTGACTTGGATGCAGACGATGCTGCAGACAGTGCCTGTGATAATGTGGACAGCATCGGTGCTAACGTAACCGTAATTTTAGTTGATTCTGATGAGGACAGTGTTACATCCTTTGCAGATGAAAATTCATCTGGTTCCAAGCAAAGTGCAAATTATATTCAAAAAGGTGTTATGTCCGAGCAGCCCGTCGACCATCAGGAAATCACCATGCTGGATAATGAAAACATCAGCTCTGAAGCACAAGTAATAgttaaaaaaggaaaggataGTATGGACATAAACGATGCTTTTCACAGCAAG AGTGGACATGAGGAGACAGGGAAAGAGGAAAGAGAAGCTGAAAGTGTCCAAATAAAAGAAACCTTAAAGAAAGAGATCATCTCCATTGCTGATTCTGGTGAATTACCTTGTGAAGTGCAGAGTCAGTCACTAACCAATGgaaatattaatcaaaatgACAGCAGCAACCCAGTTGATGATCTGGAAGGACTTTGGATGGACATGTCTCTAGCAATGGCATGTTCGAAG AGCATTGGAAGCAATCATAATATTGTCCCATCAGAGAATTCTTGTGAACAAGAGGAGGATGATTGTCATCATGATTTCCTGATGAAAGATGATTTGGGGATTGTTTGTCGCATTTGTGGTCTAATCCAGCAATGTatcgaaaatatttttgaataccAATGGAAAAAG AGGAAGCAATCGTACAGAGCACACCCCTCAGAACACAGAAATTCTAGTGACGCGGATGCAATTAACAATACTCCTGGAGCTATTCTCAAAGTGGTTCCTGATGCACTATCTATCCACCCTCAACATTCCCAGCAAATGAAACCTCACCAAGTGGAAGGTTTCAATTTCTTGATCAAGAACTTGGCAGATGAGAACAATCCTGGTGGCTGTATTCTAGCACATGCACCAGGTTCCGGGAAGACTTTTCTGATAATTAGTTTTGTCCACAGCTTCCTAGCCAAATACCCTGATGGAAGGCCATTGATTATTCTTCCCAAGGGAATACTGTCAACATGGAGAACCGAATTTCTCCGCTGGCAAGTTGATGATGTTCCTTTGTATGATTTCTACTCCTCCAAAGCTGATAAACGGTCTGAACAGCTCAAAGTTTTGAAATTGTGGGAAGACAGCAGAAGCATCCTGTTGCTGGGCTATCAGCAATTTGCATGCATAGTTTCTGACCACAGTTCTGATACAGAAGCCATCATGTGCCAGGAGAAGTTACTGAAGGTCCCAAGCCTTGTCATTCTAGATGAAGGACACACCCCAAGAAACGAGGAAACAGACCTGCTCACTTCACTTGAAAACATCCAAACTCCTCGAAAAGTGGTCCTCTCAGGAACCTTGTTTCAGAACCATGTGAGGGAGGTTTTCAACATTTTGAAACTTGTCCGGCCCAAATTCCTGAAGATGAACAGATCCCGTGCAATAGTGAAGCGCATACTAAGCAAGGTGGACTTGTTGGGGAAGAGTGCACGGTCAAAGAATGTCTCAGATAAGGACTTCTTTGATCTGGTTCAAGAACACCTCCAAAAAGATGGAAATGACAAGATGAGAGTgatgatcatccaaaatcTTCGTGAGCTAACTGCAGACGTGCTTCACTACTACCAAGGCCAGCTTCTGGAGGAGCTGCCTGGGCTTGTGGACTTCACAGTTTTCCTCAACATGAGCAGCAAACAGGAAGAGATGATCAAGGGCTTGGATGGGATAAACAAATTCGCGAGGCGCTCGAAATGCAGTGCCATCTCTCTTCACCCATGCCTGAAGAACGCCCACAGAGCCGACGAAGATGGTGGAAATGTCACCTACAAGAACAACATTGGCTCCGTCATCTGCGGGATCGACATCGACGACGGGGCGAAGGCCAAGTTCATACACAACCTGCTGTCTCTCTCGGAGGCCACGGGAGAGAAGGTGCTCGTGTTCAGCCAGTACGTGCGTTCCCTGCTGTTCCTGGAGAAGCTGGTCGCGAGAACGAAAGGATGGAAGCCGGAGGTGCACACCTTCAGGGTCACCGGCGGCTCGACGCAGGATCAGCGGGAGCGGGCGGTCCGCAGGTTCAACGGCTCGCGGGACGCCAGGGTGTTCTTCGGCTCCATCAAGGCGTGCGGCGAGGGGATCTCCCTCGTCGGCGCGTCCCGCGTCGTCGTCCTGGACGTCCACGAGAACCCCTCCGTGACGCGCCAGGCGATCGGGCGCGCGTTCCGGCCGGGGCAGTCCAGGCCGGTGTACTGCtaccgcctcgtcgccgccggctcgccggaggaggaggaccacCGCACCGCCTTCAAGAAAGAGCGGGTGTCGAAGCTGTGGTTCGAGTGGAACGAGCtctgcggcagcggcgacttTGAGCTCGCGACGGTGGATGTTTCGGACAGCGAGGATAGGTTCCTTGAAAGCCCTGCGCTGAAACAAGATATCAAAGCCCTGCTCAAAAG GTGA
- the LOC102718629 gene encoding BEL1-like homeodomain protein 7, translating into MATFFSTSTNQRDLTGGVGSGGNEMSFQHYPPPSNPYSDSSAGGLIPLPATIVSQSHVGHGGDEAPAAFIGTREAPADSGEMGGLQTQLLMANGAAAQRHQGGLSLSLGTQVPLSLYQYRPAGMAAASLLSPSGQSPTMAGRSAQNSIYVQNCRYLKAARELLDDVVNVRDAIKRKGDKSQGKDSGDASDKSDDKAGSNAQKEQESNSAPELSPSERQDLQNKVSALMAMLDQVDRRYRHYHHQMQIVMSSFDAVAGAGAAKPYTALALQTISRHFRSLRDAIGAQVQSVRRSLGEQDTSAQGGGLSRLRYIDQQLRQQRAMQQFGMMQQPQHAWRPQRGLPESAVSVLRAWLFEHFLHPYPKDSEKLMLARQTGLSRGQVSNWFINARVRLWKPMIEEMYKEEFGAEMDSNSSSENAGKGKDEAISSEDRDEFQSPPSAAAGKHGAAIQLNPFKSEAAMGGMDGVGLSSCLDGAMGTYATSLNLNRHVPPGASAGGSTSLLHDALQAHHHAGGGDARFVSYGDMADLGGGYDGGSVSLTLGLHHCNNAGPVPPEQQSLLYGSAGDFEYMNGSDDRQRFGPSQLLHDFVA; encoded by the exons ATGGCCACATTCTTCTCCACTTCCACCAATCAGAGAGACctcaccggcggcgtcggcagcggcggcaacgAGATGTCGTTCCAACACTACCCACCGCCGTCTAACCCTTACTCGGACTCATCGGCCGGCGGTCTGATCCCGCTCCCGGCGACCATCGTGTCGCAGAGCCACGTTGGGCACGGCGGGGAcgaggcgccggcggcgttcATCGGGACGAGGGAAGCGCCGGCGGACAGCGGCGAGATGGGCGGCCTGCAGACGCAGCTGCTCATGGcgaacggcgcggcggcgcagcgccACCAGGGCGGGCTGTCACTTAGCCTCGGCACGCAGGTGCCGTTGTCTCTCTACCAGTACAGGCCGGCGGGCATGGCGGCTGCCTCGCTCCTCAGCCCGAGCGGCCAGTCGCCGACGATGGCGGGCAGAAGCGCGCAGAACAGCATCTACGTGCAGAACTGCAGGTACTTGAaggcggcgcgcgagctgcTCGACGACGTAGTCAATGTCAGGGACGCGATCAAGCGGAAGGGAGACAAGAGCCAGGGCAAGGATTCCGGCGACGCCTCCGACAAGAGCGACGACAAGGCCGGCTCGAACGCGCAGAAGGAGCAGGAGAGCAATTCTGCCCCCGAGCTCTCGCCGTCGGAGCGGCAGGACCTCCAGAACAAGGTCAGCGCGCTCATGGCCATGCTCGATCAG GTGGATCGGAGGTACAGGCACTACCACCACCAGATGCAGATCGTCATGTCGTCGTTCgacgcggtggccggcgccggcgcggcgaagCCGTACACGGCGCTGGCGCTGCAGACGATCTCCCGCCACTTCCGGTCGCTGCGGGACGCGATCGGCGCGCAGGTGCAGTCGGTGCGGCGGAGCCTCGGCGAGCAGGACACGTCGGCGCAGGGCGGCGGGCTCTCCCGGCTGCGCTACATCGACCAGCAGCTGCGGCAGCAGCGCGCCATGCAGCAGTTCGGCATGAtgcagcagccgcagcacGCATGGCGGCCCCAGCGCGGCCTGCCGGAGTCCGCCGTCTCCGTCCTCCGCGCCTGGCTCTTCGAGCACTTCCTCCACCC GTATCCAAAAGATTCCGAGAAGCTGATGCTCGCGAGGCAGACCGGCTTGTCCAGGGGTCAG GTATCGAACTGGTTCATCAACGCGCGAGTTCGGCTATGGAAGCCAATGATCGAGGAGATGTACAAGGAGGAGTTCGGCGCGGAGATGGACTCCAACTCGTCGTCGGAGAACGCCGGCAAGGGCAAGGACGAGGCGATATCGTCGGAGGACCGCGACGAGTTCCAGAGcccgccgagcgccgccgcggggaaGCACGGCGCGGCGATCCAGCTCAACCCGTTCAAgtcggaggcggcgatggGCGGCATGGACGGCGTCGGCCTGTCCAGCTGCCTCGACGGCGCCATGGGCACGTACGCCACCAGCCTAAACCTGAACCGCCACGTGCCGCCGGGCGCCTCAGCCGGCGGCAGCACCAGCCTACTGCACGACGCGCTGCAGGCGCACCatcacgccggcggcggcgacgcgaggTTCGTCTCCTACGGCGACATGGccgacctcggcggcggctacgacggcggcagcgtgTCCCTCACGCTCGGCCTGCATCACTGCAACAACGCCGGCCCCGTGCCGCCCGAGCAGCAGAGCCTGCTCTACGGCAGCGCCGGCGACTTCGAGTACATGAACGGCTCCGACGACCGGCAGCGGTTCGGGCCGTCGCAGCTGCTGCACGATTTTGTCGCGTGA
- the LOC102718907 gene encoding beta-galactosidase 5 isoform X1 has protein sequence MGRGCVAALLGCAVAVAALVAVVHSAVTYDKKSVVIDGQRRILFSGSIHYPRSTPEMWEGLIEKAKDGGLDVIQTYVFWNGHEPTPGNYNFEGRYDLVRFIKTVQKAGMFVHLRIGPYICGEWNFGGFPVWLKYVPGISFRTDNEPFKMAMQGFTEKIVDLMKSEELFASQGGPIILSQIENEYGPEGKEFGAAGKAYINWAAKMAVGLDTGVPWVMCKEDDAPDPLINTCNGFYCDAFSPNKPYKPMMWTEAWSGWFTEFGGTIRQRPVEDLAFGVARFVQKGGSFINYYMYHGGTNFGRTAGGPFITTSYDYDAPLDEYGLVREPKFGHLKELHRAVKLCEQPLVSADPTVTTLGSMQEAHVFRSSSGCAAFLANYNSNSYAKVVFNNENYSLPPWSISILPDCKNVVFNTATVGVQTNQMQMWADGASSMMWEKYDEEVDSLAAAPLLTSTGLLEQLNVTRDTSDYLWYITSVEVNPSEKFLQGGKPLSLTVQSAGHALHVFINGQLQGSAYGTREDRRISYSGNANLRAGTNKVALLSVACGLPNVGVHYETWNTGVVGPVVIHGLDEGSRDLTWQTWSYQVGLKGEQMNLNSLEGSGSVEWMQGSLVAQNQQPLAWYRAYFETPSGDEPLALDMGSMGKGQIWINGQSIGRYWTAYAEGDCKECSYTGTFRAPKCQAGCGQPTQRWYHVPRSWLQPTRNLLVVFEELGGDSSKIALVKRSVSGVCADVSEYHPNIKNWQIESYGEPEFHTAKVHLKCAPGQTISAIKFASFGTPLGTCGTFQQGECHSSNSHSVLEKKCIGLQRCVVAISPNSFGGDPCPEVMKRVAVEAVCSPAA, from the exons ATGGGGAGGGGGTGCGTGGCTGCCCTGCTGGGctgcgcggtggcggtggccgcgctggtcgccgtcgtccactCCGCGGTGACGTACGACAAGAAGTCGGTGGTCATCGACGGCCAGAGGAGGATTCTCTTCTCCGGATCCATACATTACCCCAGGAGCACTCCTGAG ATGTGGGAAGGGCTAATTGAGAAGGCTAAAGACGGAGGCTTGGATGTGATCCAGACTTATGTCTTTTGGAATGGGCATGAACCAACTCCTGGAAAT TACAATTTTGAAGGGAGGTACGATTTGGTCAGGTTCATTAAGACTGTCCAGAAGGCTGGGATGTTTGTTCATCTACGCATCGGTCCCTACATTTGTGGAGAGTGGAATTTTGG TGGATTTCCGGTTTGGTTGAAGTATGTACCAGGCATCAGCTTCAGGACCGACAATGAACCTTTCAAG ATGGCAATGCAGGGCTTCACCGAGAAAATCGTTGATTTGATGAAGAGTGAAGAACTCTTTGCTTCCCAAGGCGGTCCTATTATCCTCTCTCAG ATTGAGAACGAGTATGGGCCAGAAGGTAAAGAGTTCGGGGCAGCTGGCAAGGCATATATCAACTGGGCAGCAAAGATGGCTGTGGGATTGGACACTGGTGTGCCGTGGGTGATGTGCAAGGAGGATGATGCACCTGATCCATTG ATCAATACATGCAATGGTTTCTACTGTGACGCATTTTCTCCAAACAAGCCTTACAAGCCTATGATGTGGACCGAAGCTTGGAGTGGATG gttTACTGAATTTGGAGGAACCATCCGTCAAAGACCAGTTGAAGATCTCGCATTTGGTGTTGCTCGCTTCGTACAAAAGGGCGGTTCTTTTATCAACTACTATATG TATCATGGAGGAACAAATTTTGGTCGCACTGCTGGAGGTCCCTTCATCACCACGAGCTATGATTATGATGCTCCACTTGATGAATATG GACTTGTAAGGGAACCAAAGTTTGGACACCTTAAAGAACTCCATAGAGCTGTTAAGTTATGCGAGCAGCCCTTGGTTTCTGCTGATCCAACTGTGACTACCCTTGGAAGTATGCAAGAG GCCCATGTCTTCCGATCTTCATCTGGCTGTGCAGCTTTCCTTGCAAACTACAATTCTAACTCATATGCAAAAGTTGTCTTCAACAATGAAAATTACAGTCTTCCTCCTTGGTCAATCAGCATCCTTCCTGATTGcaaaaatgttgtttttaaCACTGCAACA GTTGGTGTTCAGACAAATCAAATGCAAATGTGGGCAGATGGGGCCTCTTCAATGATGTGGGAGAAATATGATGAGGAGGTTGATTCATTGGCAGCTGCTCCATTGCTCACCTCCACTGGTCTACTTGAGCAGCTTAATGTTACAAGAGACACCAGTGATTATCTCTGGTACATTACTAG TGTGGAAGTAAACCCATCTGAGAAGTTTCTACAAGGTGGCAAGCCTCTGTCTCTCACTGTGCAGTCTGCTGGCCATGCCTTGCATGTCTTCATCAATGGGCAGCTGCAAG GCTCTGCTTATGGAACCAGGGAAGATCGGAGAATCTCATATAGTGGCAATGCTAACCTTCGTGCCGGTACTAACAAAGTTGCACTGCTGAGTGTTGCTTGTGGATTACCG AACGTTGGAGTGCATTATGAGACATGGAACACTGGTGTTGTTGGTCCTGTGGTGATTCACGGGTTGGACGAAGGTTCAAGAGATCTGACTTGGCAGACTTGGTCCTATCAG GTTGGCCTGAAAGGTGAACAGATGAATCTAAACTCCTTAGAAGGCTCAGGCTCAGTTGAATGGATGCAAGGATCATTGGTAGCACAAAACCAACAACCATTGGCATGGTATAGG GCATACTTTGAAACTCCCAGTGGTGACGAGCCACTGGCCCTGGATATGGGTAGCATGGGTAAGGGTCAAATATGGATAAATGGACAAAGCATCGGACGCTACTGGACAGCATATGCAGAAGGGGACTGCAAAGAATGCAGTTACACCGGAACATTCCGGGCACCCAAGTGTCAGGCAGGTTGTGGTCAGCCTACACAGCGCTG GTACCACGTGCCAAGATCTTGGCTGCAGCCAACTAGAAATCTGCTAGTAGTTTTTGAGGAACTTGGTGGTGATTCTTCGAAGATTGCCCTTGTGAAGAGGTCGGTCTCAGGTGTCTGTGCTGATGTATCTGAGTATCATCCAAATATCAAGAACTGGCAGATTGAGAGCTATGGGGAGCCTGAATTTCACACCGCGAAGGTGCATTTAAAATGTGCACCGGGCCAGACCATTTCTGCAATCAAATTTGCTAGCTTTGGGACACCTCTTGGAACTTGCGGAACATTCCAGCAAGGGGAGTGTCATTCATCTAACTCACACTCTGTTCTTGAAAAG AAATGCATCGGGTTACAAAGATGTGTCGTCGCAATCTCTCCCAACAGCTTTGGTGGAGATCCTTGCCCAGAAGTGATGAAAAGGGTGGCGGTTGAGGCTGTATGCTCTCCCGCTGCGTAG
- the LOC102718907 gene encoding beta-galactosidase 5 isoform X2, protein MWEGLIEKAKDGGLDVIQTYVFWNGHEPTPGNYNFEGRYDLVRFIKTVQKAGMFVHLRIGPYICGEWNFGGFPVWLKYVPGISFRTDNEPFKMAMQGFTEKIVDLMKSEELFASQGGPIILSQIENEYGPEGKEFGAAGKAYINWAAKMAVGLDTGVPWVMCKEDDAPDPLINTCNGFYCDAFSPNKPYKPMMWTEAWSGWFTEFGGTIRQRPVEDLAFGVARFVQKGGSFINYYMYHGGTNFGRTAGGPFITTSYDYDAPLDEYGLVREPKFGHLKELHRAVKLCEQPLVSADPTVTTLGSMQEAHVFRSSSGCAAFLANYNSNSYAKVVFNNENYSLPPWSISILPDCKNVVFNTATVGVQTNQMQMWADGASSMMWEKYDEEVDSLAAAPLLTSTGLLEQLNVTRDTSDYLWYITSVEVNPSEKFLQGGKPLSLTVQSAGHALHVFINGQLQGSAYGTREDRRISYSGNANLRAGTNKVALLSVACGLPNVGVHYETWNTGVVGPVVIHGLDEGSRDLTWQTWSYQVGLKGEQMNLNSLEGSGSVEWMQGSLVAQNQQPLAWYRAYFETPSGDEPLALDMGSMGKGQIWINGQSIGRYWTAYAEGDCKECSYTGTFRAPKCQAGCGQPTQRWYHVPRSWLQPTRNLLVVFEELGGDSSKIALVKRSVSGVCADVSEYHPNIKNWQIESYGEPEFHTAKVHLKCAPGQTISAIKFASFGTPLGTCGTFQQGECHSSNSHSVLEKKCIGLQRCVVAISPNSFGGDPCPEVMKRVAVEAVCSPAA, encoded by the exons ATGTGGGAAGGGCTAATTGAGAAGGCTAAAGACGGAGGCTTGGATGTGATCCAGACTTATGTCTTTTGGAATGGGCATGAACCAACTCCTGGAAAT TACAATTTTGAAGGGAGGTACGATTTGGTCAGGTTCATTAAGACTGTCCAGAAGGCTGGGATGTTTGTTCATCTACGCATCGGTCCCTACATTTGTGGAGAGTGGAATTTTGG TGGATTTCCGGTTTGGTTGAAGTATGTACCAGGCATCAGCTTCAGGACCGACAATGAACCTTTCAAG ATGGCAATGCAGGGCTTCACCGAGAAAATCGTTGATTTGATGAAGAGTGAAGAACTCTTTGCTTCCCAAGGCGGTCCTATTATCCTCTCTCAG ATTGAGAACGAGTATGGGCCAGAAGGTAAAGAGTTCGGGGCAGCTGGCAAGGCATATATCAACTGGGCAGCAAAGATGGCTGTGGGATTGGACACTGGTGTGCCGTGGGTGATGTGCAAGGAGGATGATGCACCTGATCCATTG ATCAATACATGCAATGGTTTCTACTGTGACGCATTTTCTCCAAACAAGCCTTACAAGCCTATGATGTGGACCGAAGCTTGGAGTGGATG gttTACTGAATTTGGAGGAACCATCCGTCAAAGACCAGTTGAAGATCTCGCATTTGGTGTTGCTCGCTTCGTACAAAAGGGCGGTTCTTTTATCAACTACTATATG TATCATGGAGGAACAAATTTTGGTCGCACTGCTGGAGGTCCCTTCATCACCACGAGCTATGATTATGATGCTCCACTTGATGAATATG GACTTGTAAGGGAACCAAAGTTTGGACACCTTAAAGAACTCCATAGAGCTGTTAAGTTATGCGAGCAGCCCTTGGTTTCTGCTGATCCAACTGTGACTACCCTTGGAAGTATGCAAGAG GCCCATGTCTTCCGATCTTCATCTGGCTGTGCAGCTTTCCTTGCAAACTACAATTCTAACTCATATGCAAAAGTTGTCTTCAACAATGAAAATTACAGTCTTCCTCCTTGGTCAATCAGCATCCTTCCTGATTGcaaaaatgttgtttttaaCACTGCAACA GTTGGTGTTCAGACAAATCAAATGCAAATGTGGGCAGATGGGGCCTCTTCAATGATGTGGGAGAAATATGATGAGGAGGTTGATTCATTGGCAGCTGCTCCATTGCTCACCTCCACTGGTCTACTTGAGCAGCTTAATGTTACAAGAGACACCAGTGATTATCTCTGGTACATTACTAG TGTGGAAGTAAACCCATCTGAGAAGTTTCTACAAGGTGGCAAGCCTCTGTCTCTCACTGTGCAGTCTGCTGGCCATGCCTTGCATGTCTTCATCAATGGGCAGCTGCAAG GCTCTGCTTATGGAACCAGGGAAGATCGGAGAATCTCATATAGTGGCAATGCTAACCTTCGTGCCGGTACTAACAAAGTTGCACTGCTGAGTGTTGCTTGTGGATTACCG AACGTTGGAGTGCATTATGAGACATGGAACACTGGTGTTGTTGGTCCTGTGGTGATTCACGGGTTGGACGAAGGTTCAAGAGATCTGACTTGGCAGACTTGGTCCTATCAG GTTGGCCTGAAAGGTGAACAGATGAATCTAAACTCCTTAGAAGGCTCAGGCTCAGTTGAATGGATGCAAGGATCATTGGTAGCACAAAACCAACAACCATTGGCATGGTATAGG GCATACTTTGAAACTCCCAGTGGTGACGAGCCACTGGCCCTGGATATGGGTAGCATGGGTAAGGGTCAAATATGGATAAATGGACAAAGCATCGGACGCTACTGGACAGCATATGCAGAAGGGGACTGCAAAGAATGCAGTTACACCGGAACATTCCGGGCACCCAAGTGTCAGGCAGGTTGTGGTCAGCCTACACAGCGCTG GTACCACGTGCCAAGATCTTGGCTGCAGCCAACTAGAAATCTGCTAGTAGTTTTTGAGGAACTTGGTGGTGATTCTTCGAAGATTGCCCTTGTGAAGAGGTCGGTCTCAGGTGTCTGTGCTGATGTATCTGAGTATCATCCAAATATCAAGAACTGGCAGATTGAGAGCTATGGGGAGCCTGAATTTCACACCGCGAAGGTGCATTTAAAATGTGCACCGGGCCAGACCATTTCTGCAATCAAATTTGCTAGCTTTGGGACACCTCTTGGAACTTGCGGAACATTCCAGCAAGGGGAGTGTCATTCATCTAACTCACACTCTGTTCTTGAAAAG AAATGCATCGGGTTACAAAGATGTGTCGTCGCAATCTCTCCCAACAGCTTTGGTGGAGATCCTTGCCCAGAAGTGATGAAAAGGGTGGCGGTTGAGGCTGTATGCTCTCCCGCTGCGTAG